The genomic region ATAGCAGAACTGTTGCCTGGCCCGCGCCGGCTCGGTCTGGCGCAGGCGCGCGGGCAACGCCGAAAGCAAGGCCTGTCCGTAAGGGTATTGGTAGTAATCGGCACAGAATTTCAGCAGTGAGAAAAACTCGCCGTCGAGCACGGGCTCTTGATCGAAATACTGGATGATGGACTTGAGCTTGGCAGGCGCAACATCGCTCGCGTCGGCCAGGTCGACCACGATGCCCACCTGCCTGCGGGGGCCGAACGGCACCACGACGCGTTGCCCAATCTGCACGGGCGCCTCGCTAAGATAATCGAACACACCATCCAGCGGAACATCGAGCGCGACTTTAAGAATATGCAGGCGATGCGCTTGGCGGGGTTCAGTCATGGCATTCCCATGACGAAGTTCGACAATTGCATATCAGTGCAAGCTTGCAGTAGGTTAAAATAATGCTTTTATTCACGTTTGTCGCTCGCCTTGAAAGCACATCTTACCGAATTACTGCAGGTCGCAGCAAACAGCCTTGATGCCGGTGCGGCCATTTCCGCCATCCAGCTTGAACGTCCCAAGAACACGCAGCACGGGGATTTTTCCACCAACCTGGCCATGACGCTGGCCAAGCCCTTGCGCCAGAACCCGCGTGCGATTGCGGAATCCCTGATCAAGGCATTGCCAGCCTCCGAATACGTTGAAAAGGTCGAAATCGCAGGCGCCGGCTTCATCAATTTCTACCTGAGCCCGTCCGCCAAGCAGGCAGTCGTGCGGGAGATCCAGCGCCAGGGGGAGAAATACGGCACCAATGACTCAGGGCAATCGCGCAAGGTGCAGGTGGAGTTCGTTTCCGCCAACCCGACCGGCCCGCTGCACGTCGGCCATGGCCGAGGCGCCGCAGTCGGCGACTGTCTCGCTCGACTGCTCGCCGCCAACGGCTGGGCGGTCACACGTGAGTTTTATTACAACGATGCGGGCGCGCAGATCGACAACCTCACCGTATCGGTGCAGGCGCGCTGCAAGGGCATCACCCCCGGTGATGCCGCCTGGCCGGAAAACGGCTACCGTGGCGACTACATCGCCGATGTCGCCGCCGCCTACATGGCAAGGGAAACCGTCATCGCTGATGACCAGGCCGTCACTGGCAAGGGCGATGCTGAAGACGCCGAGGCAATCCGTCAGTTTGCCGTGGCCTACCTGCGCCACGAGCAGGACCTCGACCTCAAGGCATTCAAGATCAACTTCGACGTCTTTTCACTCGAGTCCGCCCTCTACCGCGAAGGCAAGGTGGAAAGCACTGTCGAAAGCCTGATCCGGAGCGGCCATACCTACGAGCAGGATGAAGCGCTCTGGCTGCGCACCACGGATTTCGGCGACGACAAGGACCGCGTCATGCGCAAGCGCGAGGGCGGCTATACCTACTTCGTCCCCGACGTGGCCTATCACCTCGACAAATGGCAGCGCGGTTTCGAGCGTGTGATCAACGAGCAGGGCGCCGACCATCACAGCACCATTACCCGCGTGCGCGCCGGCTTACAGGCACTCAATGTCGGCATTCCGCAGGGGTGGCCGGAATACGTGCTGCACCAGATGGTGACCGTATTGCGCGGCGGCGAGGAAGTGAAGATCTCCAAGCGCGCGGGTAGCTATGTCACGTTGCGCGACCTCATCGAAGAAGTCGGCTGCGATGCCACGCGCTATTTCCTGGCCGCTCGCCGCGCTGATTCGCAGCTGGTGTTCGACATCGACCTTGCACGCGCGCAGAGCAACGACAACCCGGTGTATTACATACAATACGCCCATGCCCGCATCTGCAGCGTATTGAGTGAATGGGGCGGCGATGTTGCCAGCCTGGCTCAGGCGGACCTGAGCCTGCTGGAGACCGAGCATGAAGCCATCCTGATGCAGCGTCTGGGCGAATTTCCCGAGCTGGTTGCCAATGCCGCGCAGGAACTGGCGCCGCACATGGTGGCCACCTATCTTAAGGATCTTGCCGGCGACCTGCACAGTTATTACAACGCGCATAAATTCCTGGTGGAAGATGCCGATGTCACCACCGCGCGCATGGCATTGATCAGCGTCACGCGCCAGGTGCTCCGTAACGGCCTGGAGTTGCTTGGCGTCAGCGCACCAGAAAAAATGTAGCCTGAATGACAACATCGGATCATTGACGGGGAATCATCGCAACCTGGGTCAAGTCGCTAGGCAGGCCTCCAAGCAAGGCTCGCCAGCACCTGAATGAAAGAGGAAGAGGAATTATCGTGAGTCGAGATTACAAGCCTGCGCAGCGCAAATCGAGCGCCAGCAGCAACAGCAAGGGTAGCCCGTTTTTCACCGGCTTACTGGTTGGCCTGCTATTGGGAGTCGGCATTTCCGTGGCTGTCGCCATTTTCGTCATGAAAAGCGAAAGCCCTTTCTCGGATAAGGCAGGCAGGCCTAAACTGGAACCGGACGAAATCGCCTTGCCCAAGCCAGAGCCCAAGCCGGCAGGCCAGACTGGCAGCGAAAAGCCACGATTCGATTTCTACACCATTCTGCCCGGCACTGAAAGCCAGGTGACGGAACAGGAGATCAAGCAGAAGGAGGCCGCCCCGGCCCCAACCCAGACGCAGGAAAGTTATTTCCTGCAAGTTGGCG from Methylobacillus flagellatus KT harbors:
- the argS gene encoding arginine--tRNA ligase: MKAHLTELLQVAANSLDAGAAISAIQLERPKNTQHGDFSTNLAMTLAKPLRQNPRAIAESLIKALPASEYVEKVEIAGAGFINFYLSPSAKQAVVREIQRQGEKYGTNDSGQSRKVQVEFVSANPTGPLHVGHGRGAAVGDCLARLLAANGWAVTREFYYNDAGAQIDNLTVSVQARCKGITPGDAAWPENGYRGDYIADVAAAYMARETVIADDQAVTGKGDAEDAEAIRQFAVAYLRHEQDLDLKAFKINFDVFSLESALYREGKVESTVESLIRSGHTYEQDEALWLRTTDFGDDKDRVMRKREGGYTYFVPDVAYHLDKWQRGFERVINEQGADHHSTITRVRAGLQALNVGIPQGWPEYVLHQMVTVLRGGEEVKISKRAGSYVTLRDLIEEVGCDATRYFLAARRADSQLVFDIDLARAQSNDNPVYYIQYAHARICSVLSEWGGDVASLAQADLSLLETEHEAILMQRLGEFPELVANAAQELAPHMVATYLKDLAGDLHSYYNAHKFLVEDADVTTARMALISVTRQVLRNGLELLGVSAPEKM
- a CDS encoding SPOR domain-containing protein; protein product: MSRDYKPAQRKSSASSNSKGSPFFTGLLVGLLLGVGISVAVAIFVMKSESPFSDKAGRPKLEPDEIALPKPEPKPAGQTGSEKPRFDFYTILPGTESQVTEQEIKQKEAAPAPTQTQESYFLQVGAFQTEQEADNMKAKLALLGIEAIVQTATIPGKGVWHRVRVGPFADLNQINSAKSDLAQNGFKADLIKVNSPGQ